The window CCGCGAGGCGATCGCAGCCGGTGACTACGGCGAGCTGATCGATGCCGTCTTCGCCAGCCCCGTCAGCGAATCCGCCATCGCCTCCGGCCTCGAGCCGGTCGAGGAGGTGGCCGACTTCGAGATCATCCGCGTAACGGATCGGATCGGTTCCGGGTCGACGTCGGGCGAACCGACCGCCGCAAACGCGGCCGAAGACGATCCGTTCGCCGACCTCGAGCCCGGGACCGCGCCCAGCGCGGATCTCTCGCCCGACGAAGCACAGGAACTCGAGGTCGACGAACTGCTCGACGAGTTCAACGAGTTCGACGACCTGGACGAACTGGTCGAAGACGTCGAAGAGGACGACGACCTAGAGGCCTTCGAGGACATGGGCGAGGCCGGATCGTTCGACGACCTCCTCGAGGACGTCGAAGCCGAGACGGAAGCCGACGCCGGGGCTGCCCCGGACCCGGACGATGGACCGCAGTCGGCGGTCGAAGACGCCGATACCGACGACGCGGCAGCCGGCGCCGACGAGGATGCGCCCGACGACGAGCCGACGGCGGCCCCGGCGGACGACGAAGTCGAGGACGCGAGTGCCGTCTTCGAGGAACTCAAAGACGAGGTCGAGATGGTCGGCTTCGACGAACTCCAGGACGAACTCGAGGAACTCGAGTTCGACGAGTTCGACTCCGACGAAGAGGTCGGTATGGACGAACTGCTCGGCGATGAAGTCGACGAGGGCTCGCCGGCCGACGATCCGTTCCTCGAGAGTGACGACAGCGAAGGTTCGTCGACCGCCGCCGATCTCGAAGCGGACACGGATGTAGACGAGGCGGAGGCGGAGACGGAGACGGAACTGGAACCGGAACCGGAACCAGAAACGGAGCCGGAATCCCCGACTCCCGAACCCGCTGCAGAGACCGGTTCCGAGGCCGTCGCGGAAACTGACACCGACACCGACACCGACACCGACACCGACACCGACACCGATACCGATACCGAACCCCCAGTCGAGGCCTCGAGGGACGCCGAACCGATACCGGCCGAAACCGAAACTGCTCCCGAGTCGGCGGAAACAGCCGAGGACGAGCAGGAAGACGCGGCCGACGAACTCGAGGACTCGAGCGTCGGCAGCGGACCGTTCCCGGGCGTCGCGCCGGACGCCGAAAGCGAGGCTGTCGAAAGTCCGTCCCCGGAGAGTGTGGACGACGAGTCCGAACCTGAACCGGAATCCGAACCTGAATCCGACCTCGAGTCCGTGAACGCGGACAGTGACCTCGAGGCGGACGCGAGCGATGTGGAGGCAGACGCCGACGGAATCACTGCGGACGTTAGCGAAGACGAAGACACCGCCGCTGCGACCGAAGGTGACGAGCCGGTCGAAGCGGACCCCGCGTGGGCTGCGACCGAGGACGAGATCGTCGACTTCGGCGACGAACCGGGAGCCGACGACGCCGCCGAGGAAATCGACGAACCCGGCACAGAAGATCTGGAGGCCACCCTCGAGGTCGAGGACGCGGCTGAAGGGGAAGTCGATGCAACCGAGGTGAAATCGGACCTCGAGGACGCGGCCGAGGACGACGCCGGTGTCGACGAGCTCACGGAACCCGACACGGAGTTCGAGCCCGAGGAACCGGATCCCGTGGAGGCCGACATCGACTTCGAACCGGAGTTCGGCGAGGAAGGGGTCGACGATGCCTTCGGCGCGGACGCGGACGCCGACTTCGAGAGCGAAACGACGTTCGACACCGGGCCCGACGAACCGGAACCGGCGGAGTTCACTGGTACAGACCTCGAGCACACCGACGGGTTCGACGACACGGAGTCCGACTTCAGCGTCGAGACGAGTTTCGATGCCGACGAATTCGGTAACGACGGCGTCGCCGAGAGCGACGTCGACGACGCGACGCCGGTCGATGCAGGTACTGTGGACGAATCCGAAGGAGACGAGGGCGACGAGGACGACGAGGACGAGACCGGGGGGTTCCAGTTCGAGGCGACGGTCGAGTCGACGGAAACGACCGACGAGACCGACTCCTCGGACGCCACCCCCGTCGACGAGTCGATTGACGAAACGCTCGAGGCAGGCGACGAAACCGACGTTATCGACGAGATCGACCTCGACGACTCCGGGATCGACTCGGACGTGGACGTGAGTGTCGACTCCGCCGGGGAGTTCGATGCGTCGGGCATCGACGACGAGGTCTCGGGAATCGAACCTGGGGTCGGCAGCGGCTTCGACGACGTCGATGCCGGACCCGACGCCCGGACGGAGGGGGTCGACCTCGAACCCGAACGCGTCGTCGAGGAACCGGACCTCGAGATTCCGGATCTCACCGTGCCGGAACCGGCCAGCCGGGACGAACCGGACGACCGGACCGAAGAGATCCAGTCGGTTCGGGTCGACGTGGACAGGATCGACGAACTGCGGACGCTCGTCGAAGGGCTGGTGACGACCCGTATTCGGCTCCGGCATGCAGCCGACGCCGGGGAGGACATCTCGGAGATCGAGCCCGAACTCGACGACCTGACCGATCTGACGACCGACCTCCAGGAGACGGTGATGGACGTCCGACTCGTCCCCCTCGAGACGGTCGTCAACCGGCTCCCCCGGATCGTCCGGGACATCGCCCGGGAACAGGAGAAAGACGTCGCCTTCGGACTCTCCGGCGAGGGCGTCGAACTCGATCGGAGTATCCTCGACCGGATCCGCGATCCACTGATCCACCTCGTTCGAAACGCCGTCGATCACGGGATCGAACCACCGGAGGAACGGGAAGCTGCCGACAAACCCCGTGAGGGGTCGGTCGAAGTCACCGCATCGCGGTCCCGGGGCCGGGCGACGATCACGGTGTCAGACGACGGCGCGGGACTGGATCCCGACCGGCTCCGTTCGGAAGCCATCGATGCTGGCATCCTCGAGGAGGACGCGGCCGAGGAGTTGAGCGACGACGAGGTGTACGACCTCGCGTTCCACCCCGGATTCACGACGGCCGACTCGGTGACCGACGTCAGCGGCCGCGGCGTCGGGATGGACGTCGTCAAGCGAACCGTCGAAGACCTCGACGGCACCGTCGAGATCGAGAGCGAACCCGGAGAGGGGACGACCGTCACGATGACCCTCCCGGTGTCGATCGCCATCGAGGACGTCCTCTTCCTCGAGGTCGGGGACGCCGAGTTCGGCATCCCGACCAAGGTGGTCCAGGACGTCGAGTCGACGGCGATGGTACAGACCGTCGACGGCGAGCCGGCAATCGTCGACGGCAACGAGGAGTACCGGGTCCTCGAACTCGGATCCGAACTCGGATTCGACGTCGAGCACGAACTCGAGGTCGACGAGGGAATCAGTGCTGAGGCGGCCGTCGCGTCCGATGCCGCGTCCGGCGGGGACGTCGGAGCGGCCGCCGTCGGTGCCGGGGCTGGAACGGGGACCGAACCCGCCGTCGGCTCCGAACCGACCGTCGATCGGGGAATGATCGTCCGGATCCGCGACGACGTTCGGCCCATCGCCCTTCACTGCGACCGGGTCCGAGACCAGCAGGAGGTCGTCGTCAAGCCGTTCGAAGGGTTCATGGGCGGCATCCCTGGGCTCAGTGGGGCGACTGTACGGGGGCGGGGACAGGTGGTCAACATCCTCGACGTTACGACGCTATGAGACGGAACACACAGCCAGACGGAGGCGTTCAGCCGTATCGACGCCCGCACCGACAGTTACAGTCACAGTCATACCGACATCGACACCCACACCGACACCCACACCCACGGAAACGGAGGAACACATGACGATGAAAGTCGATATCCGCAAGCTGAGTTTTATAAACGAGATGGCGAAAGTCGGGACGAACGGCGTCGCCGACAACATGAGCAAGCTGACCGGCGAGGACGCGCAGATGGAGGTGACGAAGACGAACTTCATCGACGTCGAGGACCTCGAGGGACAACTCGACGACGGCAAGCGCGTCGGCGTCCGAGTTCGGCTCCACGACCCGCCCCACGGGCACATCCTCATCCTCTTCCCCGAGACGAGCGCCAAGAAGATCACGGCGATCATGCTCGACGACGTCGTCGACGACATGTCCGACGTCTCCGGCAAGATGGCTCGAAGCGCCGTCGAGGAGATGGGAACGATGATGGCAAGCGGCTTCATCGACGGCTGGGCCGACGTCCTCGGACGCGTGATCGACATCGCC of the Halobiforma lacisalsi AJ5 genome contains:
- a CDS encoding ATP-binding protein, which translates into the protein MTEYWPDFVRESEERITELNNALLTLERHPDDEEAMENIFRVAHTLKGNCGAAGLERASDLAHAIEDVLDAVRSGDLEVSPELMDAIFDAVDELETMVREVDRHGEIETDPSNRIDALRDHLEGPAGLRSPTEAEIDDVVADLAQPANDDHEAYLARLSIADTGEGVNDGMLVVEALIDAFELIGTEPPREAIAAGDYGELIDAVFASPVSESAIASGLEPVEEVADFEIIRVTDRIGSGSTSGEPTAANAAEDDPFADLEPGTAPSADLSPDEAQELEVDELLDEFNEFDDLDELVEDVEEDDDLEAFEDMGEAGSFDDLLEDVEAETEADAGAAPDPDDGPQSAVEDADTDDAAAGADEDAPDDEPTAAPADDEVEDASAVFEELKDEVEMVGFDELQDELEELEFDEFDSDEEVGMDELLGDEVDEGSPADDPFLESDDSEGSSTAADLEADTDVDEAEAETETELEPEPEPETEPESPTPEPAAETGSEAVAETDTDTDTDTDTDTDTDTDTEPPVEASRDAEPIPAETETAPESAETAEDEQEDAADELEDSSVGSGPFPGVAPDAESEAVESPSPESVDDESEPEPESEPESDLESVNADSDLEADASDVEADADGITADVSEDEDTAAATEGDEPVEADPAWAATEDEIVDFGDEPGADDAAEEIDEPGTEDLEATLEVEDAAEGEVDATEVKSDLEDAAEDDAGVDELTEPDTEFEPEEPDPVEADIDFEPEFGEEGVDDAFGADADADFESETTFDTGPDEPEPAEFTGTDLEHTDGFDDTESDFSVETSFDADEFGNDGVAESDVDDATPVDAGTVDESEGDEGDEDDEDETGGFQFEATVESTETTDETDSSDATPVDESIDETLEAGDETDVIDEIDLDDSGIDSDVDVSVDSAGEFDASGIDDEVSGIEPGVGSGFDDVDAGPDARTEGVDLEPERVVEEPDLEIPDLTVPEPASRDEPDDRTEEIQSVRVDVDRIDELRTLVEGLVTTRIRLRHAADAGEDISEIEPELDDLTDLTTDLQETVMDVRLVPLETVVNRLPRIVRDIAREQEKDVAFGLSGEGVELDRSILDRIRDPLIHLVRNAVDHGIEPPEEREAADKPREGSVEVTASRSRGRATITVSDDGAGLDPDRLRSEAIDAGILEEDAAEELSDDEVYDLAFHPGFTTADSVTDVSGRGVGMDVVKRTVEDLDGTVEIESEPGEGTTVTMTLPVSIAIEDVLFLEVGDAEFGIPTKVVQDVESTAMVQTVDGEPAIVDGNEEYRVLELGSELGFDVEHELEVDEGISAEAAVASDAASGGDVGAAAVGAGAGTGTEPAVGSEPTVDRGMIVRIRDDVRPIALHCDRVRDQQEVVVKPFEGFMGGIPGLSGATVRGRGQVVNILDVTTL
- a CDS encoding chemotaxis protein CheC encodes the protein MTMKVDIRKLSFINEMAKVGTNGVADNMSKLTGEDAQMEVTKTNFIDVEDLEGQLDDGKRVGVRVRLHDPPHGHILILFPETSAKKITAIMLDDVVDDMSDVSGKMARSAVEEMGTMMASGFIDGWADVLGRVIDIAAPQLVYAPGGEIVSRTAGLGGDDLALFFDSDLTVPSYQIEAEIYAFPDLETFVEMVNAMDVPSKSSTPTSHSS